The Chitinophaga sp. H8 region AATCAGGTAAGGTTTTTTCAGGCGCTGGCATTGTGCCGCAAAAACCGCGTAATTGGTATCAACATAGTTTTGCTGCGGAGGCAGTTTGTCCAGATCTACTTTGGCAATAACATCCCCGTTGAGGTGAGCCAGTTCAAAGCCGGAGCCGTTGTTGTCCACGCTTACGCTGCTGGATTTGACAGAGGCGGTTACCCACCTGAAAAACTCTTTATAGGATTGCGGGGTGGTATTTTTAAACAGCAGTACGTTTTCGGTCAGTTCCCGCAGTACATGCATATCTGTATCACTACCAAAAGAAACAGCTACCAGGTTGGTCTGGCGCTGCCATTGCTGCTTCCATTCCTGGATGGCAGCTTTGGTATCATCGGTAGGCACACCGTCTGTAAACAGGAAGATGATGGGCTTCCAGTCGCCTTTCTGATCAGGGGTGGTTTTAATCGTGTTTTTTCTCAGCTCGTACATGAGATGGCCGAGGCCATTGCTCAATGAAGTACCACCACCAATGGGAAATTTTGGTGGATAGAAGCTGATAATTTCCTGAAGGGGAACAATTGTTTTGGGTTGTCCTGCAAACACAATAATGGAGATGTACACGGTTTCCAGTGCATACGGATCTGATTTCAATTCCTTGATAATAGTAGCCAGTCCTTCTTCTACATATTGGATCTGTTCTCCTACCATAGATTCGGAAACATCAATCAGAAAATAGATGGGTAGTCTTCTCATCGGATGAAATTATTTAGTACTAACAAAATGATCAATAACACGATCTGTGTCATGTCTACTGCTAAGCCGTTGCCCACCTGAAAAGGTTTAAAGATTCCTTTCAGTAAATTAAAGATGGGTTCAAACACCTTGCTGAAAAAGTTGAATATATTTTTATACTGGTTATTCAGCCGGTCTTTGTAAGGCAATAATTTGGAATATAGGAACAGTCCAACAATCAACACGTTCAGCAGGATATGCAAAAGATAAAACATAGCGGTATATCGTAACAGGGAATGATCAGATCACTACATGCACTTCTGCAGGTGGTGGTGGTAATTGAATATCTTCTGTGGTACCCACGCTTTTATTGCCGGTACCGATAGAGGCAGACACCCATTTAAAGAATGACATTAAGGTCGAGCTGTCGGCAGTATCCAGGTGTACTACGGTATCTGTCAGTTCTTTCAGGTAGCTGTCCTGAGCTTCCGCTCCGGCAGCACAAGCTACGATACTGGCCAGGTTCTTACTTTTTATTGTAGGAATTACTTCCCGGAAGGCAGCCAGATCGGAAGGCCGTCCATCTGTCATCAGAAACAGCAGCGGGCGCCAGTCGCCCTTTTGGGCTTCATCACCTTTATTCACTTCTGCATCCAGCTTGTCGCACAGCATCATTAAGGCTGCCCCCATATTGGTAGGGCCGGATTCAGGGGGAATAATTTCGGGTAGCTGCAGTAATTCCAGGCTGGTAAGTGGCATTAATTGTTTTACCTCCCTGTCAAAAGTAATAATGCTGATCCAAACAGACTCCAGCGCAAAAGGATCCTGCCGGAGTTTGGACACCAGTACCTGCAAGCCGTTTTTTACAGCTTCAATACGCTCCCCCCGCATGGAACCGGAGGTGTCCAGGAGTAAATAAACAGGTAGTCTTCGCATATATTTTTTTTGAGCTATTAGCTATTAGCCTTTAGCTTTTAGCTGAATGCAGCGGTTGATAGTCTTTAAGCTTTTAGCCTTTAGCTATTAGCTTTTAGCATAATGCAGCGAATATTTAGGAACAAATGGTCTTCAATAAACTGCAGGCAGCTAAAAGCTAAAGGCTAACAGCTAACAGCTTTTTAAGCGTATTTCTTCAGATAATCTTCCAGCCCGCCTTTCTGGCCTACACCTACGGCTTCAAATTTCCATTGGTTTTCGCGTTTGTAGATTCTGCCGAATTCTACTGCGGTTTCAATAGAAAAATCTTCACCCAGTTCATACTTCACCAGTTCGTTGTTGGTAGCAGCATCATAAATGCGGATGAAAGAGTTACGCACCTGGCCAAAGTTTTGTTTACGGGCAGCCGCTTCATGAATGGTTACTACCACACAAAGTTCTTTGGCAGCAGGATTGATAACAGAAAGATCCATGGTAATGGATTCATCATCACCATCTCCTGCACCGGTACGGTTATCGCCGGTATGTGTTACGGCACCATCCGGAGATTTCAGGTTGTTATAAAACACAAAATATTCATCAGCCAGGATCTTACCATTTTCACCAACAATGAAAACAGAAGCATCAAGGTCAAAGCCTTCTCCTGTACTGGATTCGTTCGCATCCCATCCTAAACCGACGGTGAACTTTGGGAGGTCAATATTGGCTCTTTGGCCTTTCTGGAGGTTGATTGCCATGATAATTCGTTTTTATGTAAAAGGTTAAATAAATATTCAAAATTCAGTTTGTACTCCGGCATCTGATGATACCCGTTGCTGATAGCTAAATCCACCAGCTGTGTTAAAAACGTATTGGTTTGCTGTGATACAAAAGCCAGAAAGTCGGCGAATGGCGCCAGCAGGATATATTTTACTATACGGGTGTTAAAAATGAAATGTGCCTGATTCACGATATCGTGCAGGTCATGGATCGTTTTTACCTCGTAATAGTTCAGGGTGTTTTCAATATTGGGATGAATATCCGTTTGGCTTAATGCTGCATAATACAGGAAATAAGCTGTGTTGGGCAGGGAAAACTGCTCCAGCAGGCGGCGGATAATCATTTCATGGCTGCCTGTTATTTTAATATCGTCTATAAAAACCAGTGTTTTATTGAGCAGGAAGGAACGGTCCATATGATACTTATCGTTGATGATAAGTGCCAGGCGGCTGTTCATATCCAGTGCCCCATAATCCACACTGTAAGTTTTAAAGCGGTGTATTTTGGCATTTTCCAGCGGCGAAAGCCCATGGAAAGCCAGGTAACGGTTCAGCACTTTATTGAATGCTACTGTCATAGCATGGGAGGCGGTAGGGATGGCTGCATACGGACTGGGTAATACTACCAGTTGTTGTTTGCTTTCCCTTAATGTTGCGCCATATTGTTGAATAAAACCTGTTGCCAGGTCTTTGCCGAATGTTTCGGCCACTGCTCCATCGCCAAATTTAAAGCGACTGTAGCTGGCAGCATCAAAAGAGAAGCTGTGTGCACAGGTGATTTTATGTAAGGCAAATGCCGGTGTCATAAAAAAGTTGCTTTAAATTGTTTTCGTAGTTAATGACCAGGCAGCTTTGCATGCCCGCCTTGTTGGCGCCTGCGATATCAGCTACTTTGTTGTCGCCGATATGCAAAATCTGCGCCGCATTTAATTGACCATCATGTAATTTCCCTGCTGCAGAGATCATCAGTGCAAACATTTCCGGTGCTGGCTTGGAAAAACCTGTTTCATCAGAATACAGCTGAAAGCAAAGCTGGTCTTCCAGCTCCAGCCGGTGCAACAGCTTACGCAAGGTTTTGCCGGGAATATATCCGGTATTGCTCAGGATGTTCAGCGTATACCCGTTGTCTTTTAATTGTTCCAGCAGCAGCGGCGTTTCTGCACATAATAACTGTGGCGCATATTTGAAAAACAACTCCTCGGACAAGGCATAAAAAGCATCCAGCTCAGTAACGGTAATGTGTTCCAGATCAGCACCTAATTTGTTCAGGTTAATCAGGTACATTTCGTGCGGAAGGATGTTTTTACCTACAATTTCATTGATCCTGTTTACCAGCAGGTCAGTTTCCCGGAACACAGACAATACTTGTGCTTCAGGAACGGTTAATCCAAAAAAAGAACGGAACAGGAGTGCCCGTTCCTGTTTAAAACGGGGATCAGACCTGATAAGGGTCATCCAGAGATCGAATGAAATGTGTTTAGTCATCTTAAGCTGTTAGCTGTTGGCAGTTAGCCTTTAGCTGTTTTAGTTTTTGTTGTTTACCTTTTTGTTGTTTGTGATGATACTATTAAACCACAATATTTACTTCAGGAGGAGGAGGGGGTAATTCATTCAGCCCTGCTACTTCTTTGTGTGTATTTTCCACTTTCTGGCTACCGGTGCTGATAGATGCAGACACCCATTTAAAGAATGCTTTGATAGTGGCAGAGTCGGCGGTATCCAGTGTTACCACCACATCTGTAATCTGTTTCAGCACGGAAGTATCTGCGCCGTTACCTGCAGCGCAGGCTACGGTAATACCGGTTTTACGTTGTTTAAATGCCGCCAGTCCGGACTGCCATTGATCGGTAGGGATACCATCTGTCATGATGAATACCAATGCTTTCCAGTCGCCTTTTACTTCCGGTGTGGATTTTAATACTTCTCTGTCAATACATTGCGCTGTAAGCTCCAGCGCAGCTCCCAGGGAGGTACCACCACTGGCGGAAATTTCCCGCATTTGAAACGAAGAGAGGTCTGTCAGCGGAATCAGCTGCTGGGCAGTACTGTTAAACGTAATTACACTTATGCAAGCCGTTTCCAATGCATAAGGGTCCTGGCGCAAGGTAGAAACCAGCACCTGTACGCCATTTTTTACCGCTTCAATCGGTTCTCCACTCATGGAGCCAGACGTATCAAGGACTAAATAAACGGGTAATCTTCTCATTGGAATAATTTAAAAAGAGCTGTTAGCTATTAGCTGTTAGCAGTTAGCTTTTGTAAAGCCAGCTGAAAGCAATCCGGCTATCATTCGCTGCATTTAGCTAATGGCTAAAAGCTAACAGCTAATAGCTGTTAGCTATTGTTGATATACATAATTTTTCAGGATCTCCACAAAGCTATCTGCCTGATTAGGATCACCTAAAGCACGGAATTTCCAGGTACCATCTTTACGGTATACTTCTGCAAATACCATGGAGCACATATTGTTATAAGTATCATTGCCAGACAGGTTGAATTTGGCAATTTCCTTGCCTTTGTTGTCTACCGCTCTGATAAATGCATTTTCGATATTTCCGAAATGTTGTTTGCGTTGTCTGCCCTGGTAGATAGCTACGAGGAAAAGTATTTTTTCGTATTTGGCATCCAGGGTGTCCAGTTTTACGATGATCTGTTCATCATCCCCATCACCGGCACCGGTACGGTTATCCCCGGTAAGCCAGATCTGACCGGAAGGGTGGCGCATACTGTTGAAGAAGATCACATCCCCTTCATACAGCCCCACACTCTGGCCGTTGCTCATTTGAGCCGTACGTCCCAGGTTGGCTACTTTACCATTATTATCCAACAGGAATGCTACCGCATCCAGATCATATTCTTCTTCCTGACCGCCGCCCAGCAATTTGCCGAAGAAGCCGCCACCGGCTTTCTTGCGTACGTCCCATCCCAAACCGATGGTAACAGTAGACAGGTCAAAACTTTCTCCTTTGTCATTTTTGCGCAGGTCAATGGTTTGACCTTTTACCAGGTTGATAGCCATAGTTGTTTTTTGTTGATTATTTAATGATTTGTCCTTTGTAATATTTGCCCAGGAAATAAGCCAGGTCTTCCCGGTAGCCAATACCGGAAGCCTCAAATTTCCATTTGCCATCACGCAGATATAGTCTGCCAAACTCCACACCGGTTTCTATGGAAAAATCTTCTCCCAGCTCATATTTTGCAATTTCCTGACCTGTATTGTCATCTACAATACGGATATAAGAATCCCTTACCTGTCCGTAGTTTTGTTTGCGTGCCACCGCATCGTGGATGGTTACTACAAAGAGGATCTCTTTTATGTCTGCATGCACATTGGTTAAATTCACCTGTATGGTTTCGTCATCACCGCCCGCACTGTTACCACCTGTAGGATCGTCACCTGTATGATGTAATGCACTGTCCGGCGAATCTGTATTGCCATAGAAAATGAAATAACCTTCTCCAGGGATCTGCCGGTTACTATCAATCATAAAAGCAGATGCATCGAGGTCAAAGTCGTACCCGGTACCTTCGTTGGGTGTCCAGCCCAGGCCCACACTGATTTTGCTAAGACCGATATCAATCTTTTGTCCTTTTTGTAAATTAATTGCCATTGCGTTTATTTTGATATTATTGATACTATCCTGTTCCTGTTCCTATGCGTAATCCCGGCTTGCTGTAATATTGCTATGTGAAATCCTGCATGATATTCACATGGCTATAAAAATATGTGGAAACATTTTTAGGACGGGAAAAGTTCTTTACCTGGTTGGCGCGGACTGATGCTGCTACAGGTTAAAAACATTCGCATGGACAGGGTGTAATCAATTTATTGATAACTCCAAATATATATATTCTATGCTCATTCCATCATACAAAAGGACATTTTTAAATAAAATTAACATTTTGGTTTTGCTGGCTGATGAAAGGGCTAACGATTACCAATTATGCTGTTTTACCTGTTTAAATGTTGTATGAGTCCTTCCCACGGAATTAAAAATACCTCCCTTAAGATACTAAAAGAAGCGCTAAAAATTACACGGTTCCCAAAAAATAAAAGGCGTGCCACCCCTCAGGAAAACACGCACTTTTAGCGATTTATTGCAGCGATAACAGGTTTATTTTTTGGTAATGCTGATAATAACGCGGGAATATCTGGCAAAAATGATCTCTACCTGATCCCCTGCCTTAAAGCCATCCAAAGGTCCCCGCATCCAGTAAAACAACCGTTTCCGCTTATTCTCCAGCAATACCATGAAGTTGGTTTGCGTATCACTGTTTTCCAGATATACTGCTTCCAGCGGCACATGGATCACCCCTTTCTGAAGGGCTACCAGATCCCGCTTTAATGCCCAGTAACGGATATCAGTTACCTTGATCAGGGCAAATACCAGGGCTACCACAAAGGATAACAACCACAGCCAGAACCAGACATTGGTGTAGGAAAACTGGGATTGATCCGCATCTCCGGAAGAATGACGGGAGTACAGGAACACCTGCGGAATCACCGCTGCCAGTACTAACAGGCCTACTCCGATCATTATAAATTTAATTAACTGGGCTTTGTTCTTTCGCAGGGCTTCCTGCAGCAAAAAGTTCTCTTCAGTGGTTAAAAAAGAGTAGTCCATCATAGGTATATCGGTTTTTCAAAACACTAATATATACATAAACTTTAATTATTAAAATTAATATATATAATTTTTATTATGATAATGCGCTTGTTTGCACCACTTTAAGCCCATGGAATACCCTGCTTTGATCCCGGTAAGCGCTATCGCCTACTTGTTAATTACCCAAGAATAACCAATATATATTCCAGAGATATCCCGTAGATATCCCGACCAGCTATATTGTCGGGATATCTACGGGATATATACGGGACATATACGGGATATCTACGGGATATCCCTAAGTAAACGTAGGCCCAGCATAGGGTTAACCCTGATTTTGCTGTAGGGAGGTTAGTCCTGGTATAGGTTTACCTCTTGCTATCTTAGTCCTGGTGGCAGTTTACAATCCCCCTGGGAGAGAGTTTTGGCTGCTGTTTAAGTGAATTGTCATGCGGGGAGGAGAATTGTCATTTTTTAGGGATACCGGTGGTACAAATCGAGTTGGTTAC contains the following coding sequences:
- a CDS encoding vWA domain-containing protein; the encoded protein is MRRLPVYLVLDTSGSMSGEPIEAVKNGVQVLVSTLRQDPYALETACISVITFNSTAQQLIPLTDLSSFQMREISASGGTSLGAALELTAQCIDREVLKSTPEVKGDWKALVFIMTDGIPTDQWQSGLAAFKQRKTGITVACAAGNGADTSVLKQITDVVVTLDTADSATIKAFFKWVSASISTGSQKVENTHKEVAGLNELPPPPPEVNIVV
- a CDS encoding vWA domain-containing protein gives rise to the protein MRRLPVYLLLDTSGSMRGERIEAVKNGLQVLVSKLRQDPFALESVWISIITFDREVKQLMPLTSLELLQLPEIIPPESGPTNMGAALMMLCDKLDAEVNKGDEAQKGDWRPLLFLMTDGRPSDLAAFREVIPTIKSKNLASIVACAAGAEAQDSYLKELTDTVVHLDTADSSTLMSFFKWVSASIGTGNKSVGTTEDIQLPPPPAEVHVVI
- a CDS encoding TerD family protein, coding for MAINLQKGQKIDIGLSKISVGLGWTPNEGTGYDFDLDASAFMIDSNRQIPGEGYFIFYGNTDSPDSALHHTGDDPTGGNSAGGDDETIQVNLTNVHADIKEILFVVTIHDAVARKQNYGQVRDSYIRIVDDNTGQEIAKYELGEDFSIETGVEFGRLYLRDGKWKFEASGIGYREDLAYFLGKYYKGQIIK
- a CDS encoding TerD family protein, with amino-acid sequence MAINLQKGQRANIDLPKFTVGLGWDANESSTGEGFDLDASVFIVGENGKILADEYFVFYNNLKSPDGAVTHTGDNRTGAGDGDDESITMDLSVINPAAKELCVVVTIHEAAARKQNFGQVRNSFIRIYDAATNNELVKYELGEDFSIETAVEFGRIYKRENQWKFEAVGVGQKGGLEDYLKKYA
- a CDS encoding TerD family protein — protein: MAINLVKGQTIDLRKNDKGESFDLSTVTIGLGWDVRKKAGGGFFGKLLGGGQEEEYDLDAVAFLLDNNGKVANLGRTAQMSNGQSVGLYEGDVIFFNSMRHPSGQIWLTGDNRTGAGDGDDEQIIVKLDTLDAKYEKILFLVAIYQGRQRKQHFGNIENAFIRAVDNKGKEIAKFNLSGNDTYNNMCSMVFAEVYRKDGTWKFRALGDPNQADSFVEILKNYVYQQ
- a CDS encoding phosphoribosyltransferase family protein; the protein is MTPAFALHKITCAHSFSFDAASYSRFKFGDGAVAETFGKDLATGFIQQYGATLRESKQQLVVLPSPYAAIPTASHAMTVAFNKVLNRYLAFHGLSPLENAKIHRFKTYSVDYGALDMNSRLALIINDKYHMDRSFLLNKTLVFIDDIKITGSHEMIIRRLLEQFSLPNTAYFLYYAALSQTDIHPNIENTLNYYEVKTIHDLHDIVNQAHFIFNTRIVKYILLAPFADFLAFVSQQTNTFLTQLVDLAISNGYHQMPEYKLNFEYLFNLLHKNELSWQSTSRKAKEPILTSQSSPSV
- a CDS encoding HAD family hydrolase, which produces MTKHISFDLWMTLIRSDPRFKQERALLFRSFFGLTVPEAQVLSVFRETDLLVNRINEIVGKNILPHEMYLINLNKLGADLEHITVTELDAFYALSEELFFKYAPQLLCAETPLLLEQLKDNGYTLNILSNTGYIPGKTLRKLLHRLELEDQLCFQLYSDETGFSKPAPEMFALMISAAGKLHDGQLNAAQILHIGDNKVADIAGANKAGMQSCLVINYENNLKQLFYDTGICLT
- a CDS encoding TerY-C metal binding domain-containing protein; the protein is MRRLPIYFLIDVSESMVGEQIQYVEEGLATIIKELKSDPYALETVYISIIVFAGQPKTIVPLQEIISFYPPKFPIGGGTSLSNGLGHLMYELRKNTIKTTPDQKGDWKPIIFLFTDGVPTDDTKAAIQEWKQQWQRQTNLVAVSFGSDTDMHVLRELTENVLLFKNTTPQSYKEFFRWVTASVKSSSVSVDNNGSGFELAHLNGDVIAKVDLDKLPPQQNYVDTNYAVFAAQCQRLKKPYLIKYGRYEKPSNISGMDFQTLGYHLKGAYPVDNSYFELSASPGVNNRVNSDELEGFPACPCCGNQYGFTLCQCGKIHCIGNEKTATCPWCGSTGDYGFGAGNMDINRTQG